The following proteins come from a genomic window of Fontisubflavum oceani:
- the metK gene encoding methionine adenosyltransferase, with protein sequence MARQNFLFTSESVSEGHPDKVCDRISDAVLDALLAEEPEARVACETFATTNRVVIGGEVGLSDQDKLQSYMGQIDQIARDCIRDIGYEQDKFHHKTVEVTNLLHEQSAHIAQGVDASGNKDEGAGDQGIMFGHAVNETPELMPAPICYAHNILRRLAEVRKSGAEPALGPDAKSQLTMRYVDGKPVEVASIVLSTQHLDESLTSDDVRAIVEPYIREELPEAWVTDATKWWVNPTGKFVIGGPDGDAGLTGRKIIVDTYGGAAPHGGGAFSGKDPTKVDRSAAYAARYLAKNVVAAGLAHRCTIQLSYAIGVAKPLSIYANTHGSGEVHESKIEAAVEQLMDLTPRGIRTHLGLNKPIYQRTAAYGHFGRAPDADGGFSWERTDLVDALKAAV encoded by the coding sequence ATGGCACGACAGAATTTCTTGTTCACCTCTGAATCCGTTTCGGAAGGCCATCCCGATAAAGTCTGCGACCGGATTTCGGACGCGGTTCTCGACGCTTTACTTGCCGAAGAGCCGGAGGCGCGCGTGGCATGCGAAACCTTTGCCACAACCAATCGGGTGGTAATCGGTGGTGAGGTCGGTCTGTCGGATCAGGACAAACTGCAATCCTACATGGGTCAGATTGATCAGATCGCCCGCGATTGCATCCGCGATATTGGGTATGAGCAGGACAAGTTCCATCATAAGACGGTTGAGGTCACCAACCTCCTGCACGAACAGTCGGCCCATATCGCGCAAGGTGTCGACGCCTCTGGCAATAAAGACGAAGGTGCGGGCGACCAGGGGATCATGTTCGGCCACGCGGTCAATGAAACGCCGGAGTTGATGCCCGCGCCGATTTGCTATGCCCACAATATCCTGCGTCGCTTGGCCGAGGTGCGGAAATCCGGCGCCGAGCCTGCCCTTGGCCCGGATGCGAAAAGCCAGCTGACCATGCGCTATGTCGACGGCAAGCCGGTCGAAGTGGCCTCGATCGTGCTGTCGACTCAGCATCTTGATGAAAGCCTCACAAGCGATGATGTGCGCGCCATTGTCGAGCCGTACATTCGCGAAGAACTGCCCGAAGCTTGGGTAACGGATGCCACGAAATGGTGGGTGAACCCGACCGGCAAATTCGTCATTGGTGGGCCGGATGGCGATGCGGGCCTGACCGGGCGGAAGATCATCGTGGATACTTATGGCGGTGCCGCGCCTCATGGCGGCGGCGCGTTTTCCGGCAAAGACCCAACCAAGGTGGACCGATCGGCTGCCTATGCCGCGCGTTATCTGGCGAAAAATGTCGTTGCGGCGGGGCTCGCCCATCGCTGCACGATTCAGCTGAGCTATGCCATTGGTGTGGCCAAGCCACTCTCGATTTATGCCAACACCCACGGCTCGGGTGAGGTGCATGAGAGCAAGATCGAAGCGGCGGTTGAACAGCTCATGGACCTGACCCCGCGAGGTATTCGGACCCATCTCGGGCTGAACAAGCCGATCTATCAGCGGACCGCGGCGTATGGTCATTTCGGTCGTGCGCCGGACGCGGATGGTGGGTTTAGCTGGGAACGCACCGATCTGGTCGACGCGCTGAAAGCGGCGGTCTAG
- the lnt gene encoding apolipoprotein N-acyltransferase: MPLADKASAWLAARSFRQRLVLSFAAGTVAGLGQAPFDLPLVSVLGFAALIGLLMLVGTARRGFWLGLWGGAGYFAVSLHWIVEPFFVDPVRHGWMAPFAIALMSFGLALFWALAAGLAVRLAKPGWSRALAWAVLMTVAELARASVLTGFPWAHPGHIWIDTALLPLASLVGPHGLTLYTTFMAAVLAALVIQRSRVALGVPLVHVAMIGLALAMPPAPLPAADAAVVRLVQPNAAQHLKWQPEMIPVFFERAINLTAAPPQIEDRPPAMVIWPETSLAALLNQSEDWRAVISDAAGLVPVILGAQRLEGVTARNSLALLDEAGAITAIYDKHHLVPFGEYVPLGDLMAQAGIRGLAAALQTGYRPGEGPTVLDLGDLGDAFLMICYEAIFPSYIRQVDRPDWMIHITNDAWFGQFSGPYQHLALARLRAAEQGIPVIRAANTGVSGAIDARGRVVSHLPLGVAGALDVVLPPPLPPTVYARFGDLPVYLVILATFLGLVLAHRRNRH, from the coding sequence GTGCCGCTGGCTGACAAGGCCAGCGCCTGGTTGGCCGCGCGCAGTTTCCGGCAACGTCTCGTCTTGAGTTTCGCCGCCGGAACTGTCGCGGGTCTTGGTCAGGCGCCCTTTGATTTGCCCCTGGTCTCCGTTTTGGGCTTTGCGGCATTGATTGGCTTGTTGATGCTGGTCGGCACGGCTCGACGCGGGTTTTGGCTCGGGCTGTGGGGTGGGGCCGGATACTTCGCAGTATCGCTCCACTGGATTGTCGAGCCATTCTTTGTGGACCCGGTCCGCCACGGTTGGATGGCGCCCTTCGCGATTGCGTTGATGTCATTCGGCTTGGCGTTGTTCTGGGCGTTGGCGGCGGGTCTGGCTGTGCGCTTGGCCAAGCCCGGCTGGTCGCGCGCATTGGCTTGGGCGGTGCTCATGACGGTTGCGGAACTGGCCCGCGCGAGCGTTCTGACAGGATTCCCGTGGGCCCATCCGGGACATATCTGGATTGATACGGCGCTGTTGCCGCTGGCAAGCCTTGTGGGGCCCCATGGTCTGACCCTTTATACAACCTTCATGGCCGCTGTCCTTGCCGCCTTGGTGATCCAGCGCAGTAGGGTCGCGCTCGGGGTCCCGCTTGTTCACGTGGCGATGATTGGGCTCGCCTTGGCAATGCCGCCAGCGCCTCTACCAGCGGCTGACGCGGCGGTGGTCCGACTGGTTCAACCCAATGCCGCGCAACACCTGAAATGGCAGCCCGAGATGATCCCCGTCTTCTTCGAGCGCGCGATAAACCTCACAGCAGCGCCGCCGCAGATTGAAGATCGTCCGCCCGCGATGGTGATCTGGCCCGAAACCTCTCTGGCCGCTTTGTTGAACCAATCCGAAGACTGGCGCGCTGTGATCTCAGACGCGGCAGGTCTGGTGCCGGTGATCCTGGGCGCGCAACGGTTGGAGGGGGTCACAGCCCGCAACTCATTGGCCCTTTTGGATGAGGCCGGGGCCATCACCGCGATCTATGACAAGCATCATTTGGTGCCCTTTGGGGAATATGTGCCTTTGGGCGATCTGATGGCGCAGGCGGGTATTCGTGGCCTCGCTGCCGCGCTCCAGACGGGATATCGGCCGGGCGAAGGACCGACGGTCTTGGATCTGGGCGATCTGGGGGATGCCTTTTTGATGATCTGCTATGAGGCGATTTTCCCAAGCTATATCCGTCAGGTAGACAGGCCGGACTGGATGATCCACATCACGAATGATGCGTGGTTTGGGCAATTCTCTGGCCCCTATCAACACTTGGCGCTCGCCCGTCTGAGGGCGGCGGAGCAAGGGATCCCGGTGATCCGGGCGGCCAATACTGGCGTGTCCGGCGCAATTGATGCGCGGGGCCGGGTCGTCAGCCATTTGCCGCTTGGCGTGGCGGGTGCGTTGGATGTGGTTTTGCCACCGCCTCTGCCACCGACAGTCTATGCGAGATTTGGCGATTTGCCGGTCTATCTCGTGATTCTCGCAACGTTTTTGGGGCTGGTTCTAGCCCATCGCCGCAACAGGCATTGA
- a CDS encoding hemolysin family protein, translating into MSSTPDPSSSAAQSAPEADETLERKPGLFARLFGADRTPDIHIANGADTLPAEDGVPGPVPGTGMSNLRRLRVEDVAIPRVEIISVACDIELDDLVAVFRESGLTRLPVYDGTLDTPIGLVHLKDVSLRYGFNGGGNGFSLRTMLRPLLYAPPSMPIGVLLQKMQTDRTHMALVIDEYGGVDGLVTIEDLIEQVIGEIEDEHDVEEDQPWTRESSGSYLALARAPLEEFEAETGLKLVDAEDDDEIDTLGGVVFLLTGRVPARGEVVPHPSGAEFEVVDADPRRIKRLRVRLPEGAKGAAG; encoded by the coding sequence ATGAGCTCAACCCCTGACCCGTCGTCTAGCGCGGCGCAGAGCGCGCCCGAGGCCGATGAGACGCTAGAGAGAAAACCCGGCTTGTTTGCCCGGCTCTTTGGTGCAGATCGCACACCCGATATCCACATTGCCAATGGTGCCGATACGCTGCCCGCTGAGGATGGCGTGCCTGGCCCGGTGCCTGGCACCGGCATGTCCAACCTGCGCCGGTTGCGCGTGGAAGATGTGGCCATTCCGCGTGTGGAGATCATCTCAGTCGCCTGCGATATCGAGTTGGATGATTTGGTTGCCGTGTTCCGGGAGAGCGGGCTGACCCGCTTGCCGGTCTATGATGGCACCTTGGACACCCCGATTGGCCTGGTGCATTTGAAGGATGTCTCTCTGCGCTATGGGTTTAATGGCGGCGGCAACGGCTTCTCGCTGCGCACGATGTTGCGCCCGCTGCTTTATGCGCCGCCCTCGATGCCGATTGGCGTCTTGCTGCAGAAGATGCAGACGGACCGGACCCATATGGCACTTGTGATCGATGAATATGGCGGTGTCGATGGCTTGGTCACGATCGAGGACCTGATCGAACAGGTTATCGGCGAGATCGAAGACGAACATGACGTCGAAGAGGATCAACCCTGGACCCGCGAAAGCTCCGGTTCCTACTTGGCGTTAGCGCGCGCGCCCCTGGAGGAGTTCGAGGCTGAGACCGGTTTGAAACTGGTTGATGCCGAGGATGACGACGAAATCGATACGCTTGGCGGGGTGGTGTTTCTGCTGACCGGGCGTGTCCCGGCGCGGGGAGAAGTTGTCCCGCACCCGTCTGGGGCGGAGTTTGAAGTGGTGGACGCTGATCCACGCCGGATCAAACGGCTGCGTGTCCGCTTGCCGGAGGGGGCGAAGGGTGCCGCTGGCTGA
- the ybeY gene encoding rRNA maturation RNase YbeY, which yields MEIDILIEASEWEAVGLEALAATACAAALAEISLNPDQFEISLLGCDDDRIATLNTEFRGKPQPTNVLSWPTESRETAPGEMPTLPMPDPNGPPHELGDIAIAYGVCAAEAAAQGKPIEHHVTHLLVHGTLHLLGFDHISDPDAALMEGLETRILARLGLPDPY from the coding sequence ATGGAGATCGACATTCTCATCGAGGCATCGGAATGGGAGGCGGTTGGGCTTGAGGCCCTAGCCGCTACCGCTTGCGCGGCCGCGCTGGCAGAGATCAGTCTGAACCCGGATCAGTTCGAGATTAGCCTGCTTGGCTGCGACGATGATCGGATTGCGACGCTCAACACCGAGTTTCGCGGCAAGCCTCAGCCAACCAATGTTTTGAGTTGGCCGACAGAATCGCGAGAGACGGCTCCAGGAGAAATGCCAACTTTGCCGATGCCAGATCCCAATGGCCCACCGCATGAGTTGGGCGATATCGCAATCGCCTATGGGGTTTGTGCAGCCGAAGCCGCAGCGCAGGGCAAGCCGATTGAGCATCATGTGACCCATCTTTTGGTGCATGGCACGCTCCATCTGTTGGGTTTTGACCACATATCCGACCCCGATGCCGCTTTGATGGAAGGTTTAGAGACCCGCATCCTTGCAAGACTGGGTCTGCCTGACCCATATTGA
- a CDS encoding OmpA family protein, protein MYGAALGAVALFLPTGAAQAQQSATITGTVAPTIWIDPDGCHHWVADGGVEGYMEGRVNPRNGMPVCMEFNTCAVMNSDVLFATDSSRISHAGRRALEDFFRGAGAFAYAIYGHTDSRASDEYNIRLSQRRAASVASVARSVGAQVAREIGFGERQPVAPNNSAANMQLNRRVEIVCYR, encoded by the coding sequence TTGTATGGCGCCGCGCTGGGGGCGGTTGCGCTGTTTCTGCCGACCGGCGCCGCACAGGCGCAACAAAGCGCGACGATTACGGGCACGGTGGCGCCAACGATCTGGATTGATCCAGATGGCTGCCATCACTGGGTCGCCGATGGTGGGGTCGAAGGCTATATGGAAGGCCGGGTGAACCCGCGAAATGGGATGCCGGTGTGTATGGAGTTCAACACCTGCGCGGTGATGAATTCGGATGTGCTCTTCGCCACTGATAGCTCCCGGATCAGCCATGCAGGCCGCCGCGCGCTTGAGGATTTCTTCCGCGGTGCCGGGGCCTTCGCCTACGCGATTTATGGCCACACCGATAGCCGCGCATCGGATGAATACAACATCCGCCTGTCGCAGCGCCGTGCCGCCTCGGTGGCCAGTGTCGCCCGCTCCGTTGGGGCGCAGGTGGCGCGCGAGATCGGTTTTGGCGAGCGCCAGCCGGTCGCGCCAAACAATTCGGCTGCGAATATGCAGTTGAACCGTCGCGTTGAAATCGTTTGCTACAGGTGA
- the miaB gene encoding tRNA (N6-isopentenyl adenosine(37)-C2)-methylthiotransferase MiaB: MSETKKLFVKTYGCQMNVYDSERMAEALGAKGYVQTDRPDDADMILLNTCHIREKAAEKVYSELGRFKPLREANPDLKIGVAGCVAQAEGEEIMRRQPMVDLVVGPQTYHRLPAMVDTLAEGGKALDTDFPEEDKFAHLPKGRKAPRGPTAFLTVQEGCDKFCAFCVVPYTRGAEVSRPVERLLGEAQDLVERGVREITLLGQNVNAYHGQGPEGAEWGLARLIRRLAEIDGLERIRFTTSHPNDMEDELIAAHGDCAKLMPYLHLPVQSGSDRILKAMNRKHTAEHYIHLIERIRAARPDLLLSGDFIVGFPGETEADFQATLDLVAAVGYGQAYSFKYSSRPGTPAAERAPVDPDEASERLQRLQALLGQQQRAAQDGMVGREVSVLFEKPGRLPGQMVGKSEYLHAVHVDAPETQRGEIARVRITNSAANSLAGVLL; the protein is encoded by the coding sequence ATGTCCGAGACCAAGAAGCTCTTCGTTAAAACCTATGGCTGTCAGATGAATGTCTATGACAGCGAGCGCATGGCCGAGGCTTTGGGCGCGAAGGGTTATGTGCAGACCGATCGCCCGGATGATGCGGATATGATCCTGCTCAACACCTGCCATATCCGCGAGAAGGCGGCGGAGAAGGTCTATTCGGAATTGGGCCGGTTCAAACCACTCCGCGAGGCCAATCCGGACCTGAAGATTGGCGTGGCCGGATGTGTGGCGCAGGCCGAAGGCGAGGAGATCATGCGCCGTCAGCCCATGGTTGATCTGGTTGTCGGGCCGCAAACCTATCATCGGCTGCCCGCGATGGTGGATACGCTGGCCGAGGGCGGTAAGGCGCTCGACACGGATTTCCCGGAAGAGGACAAATTCGCCCATCTGCCGAAGGGGCGCAAAGCGCCGCGCGGGCCAACTGCGTTTCTGACCGTGCAGGAGGGCTGCGATAAGTTTTGCGCCTTCTGCGTCGTGCCCTACACCCGTGGGGCGGAGGTGTCGCGCCCGGTTGAGCGCTTGTTGGGCGAGGCGCAAGACCTGGTCGAGCGCGGTGTCCGCGAGATCACGCTTCTGGGTCAGAACGTGAATGCCTATCACGGGCAAGGTCCCGAAGGGGCGGAATGGGGGTTGGCGCGGCTGATCCGCCGTTTGGCCGAAATCGACGGGCTGGAGCGTATCCGCTTCACCACCTCGCACCCCAACGACATGGAAGACGAATTGATTGCGGCTCATGGCGATTGCGCCAAGTTGATGCCGTATCTGCATTTGCCGGTGCAGTCAGGGTCAGACCGCATTTTGAAGGCGATGAACCGGAAACACACGGCCGAGCACTATATTCACCTGATAGAGCGCATTCGTGCGGCGCGCCCCGATCTGCTGCTCTCCGGCGATTTCATCGTTGGCTTTCCAGGGGAGACCGAGGCGGATTTCCAGGCGACGCTCGATCTAGTTGCCGCGGTGGGTTATGGCCAAGCTTACTCTTTCAAATACTCATCTCGACCCGGGACGCCCGCCGCCGAGCGCGCGCCCGTGGACCCGGATGAGGCAAGTGAGCGGCTCCAACGGCTTCAAGCGCTTCTGGGCCAGCAGCAACGCGCCGCCCAAGATGGCATGGTGGGTCGCGAGGTTTCGGTCCTGTTTGAAAAGCCTGGTCGGTTGCCGGGGCAGATGGTCGGCAAATCTGAGTATCTGCATGCCGTCCATGTCGACGCGCCGGAGACCCAACGAGGAGAGATCGCGCGCGTCAGAATCACGAACTCTGCGGCCAACTCTTTGGCGGGCGTGCTTCTCTGA
- a CDS encoding MFS transporter, whose amino-acid sequence MRLIRDPAILALMGMQITVWAGLFYSFPALVLEWQAEFGWRSPEIMGAFTLAIAIYALGAPLYGRLIDRGAAPLSLPLGTVIGAGLLLGLTGIETLWAFYLIWAAMGVIMGLSLYEATFAIVTRAKGPAVRQAITAITLVGGFASTLAYPLSHWLTEIGGWRLALYVFAALNLVLAAPLATFAATRLERDARADQPKETEDVAAPPARLLRRSEYWLAAIGFAASALTLGIFVSHLLPIMAAQGVPDDLAILAAALIGPSQVIGRIAMMAAGPHIPAIRIAQLAMGTVALGAVMMAAAGWVAGVVLLFGFLQGAGHGVVGIMRPVVAREVFGQRDFGAISGAVATPYLLLFALAPFLGAALFGLAGYGPVLILCVLAPLAGAVLLNRLPRN is encoded by the coding sequence ATGCGCCTGATCCGCGATCCAGCCATTCTGGCCTTGATGGGGATGCAAATCACCGTTTGGGCCGGATTGTTCTATAGCTTTCCAGCCTTGGTGCTTGAATGGCAGGCCGAGTTCGGCTGGCGCAGTCCGGAGATCATGGGCGCCTTCACGCTGGCCATCGCGATCTACGCCCTTGGGGCACCGCTCTATGGGCGGCTGATTGATCGCGGCGCGGCCCCTCTGAGCCTGCCGCTGGGGACGGTGATAGGGGCCGGATTGCTGCTCGGGCTGACGGGGATCGAGACGCTTTGGGCCTTCTATCTAATTTGGGCCGCGATGGGCGTTATCATGGGGCTCTCCCTTTACGAAGCCACCTTTGCGATCGTCACCCGCGCCAAAGGCCCCGCCGTACGCCAGGCGATCACAGCCATTACGCTTGTCGGCGGATTTGCCAGCACCCTGGCCTATCCGTTGAGCCACTGGCTGACCGAGATTGGTGGCTGGCGGTTGGCGCTCTACGTCTTCGCGGCGCTGAATCTGGTCCTTGCGGCACCCCTCGCGACATTCGCCGCGACCCGTCTGGAACGGGACGCGCGCGCAGACCAACCAAAAGAAACAGAAGACGTGGCAGCGCCGCCTGCAAGGCTCCTCCGCCGGTCGGAGTATTGGCTCGCGGCGATCGGTTTTGCGGCCTCAGCCCTGACCTTAGGCATTTTCGTGAGCCATCTTCTCCCGATCATGGCGGCACAAGGGGTGCCAGACGATCTGGCGATCTTGGCAGCCGCCTTGATCGGCCCCTCGCAGGTGATCGGCCGGATCGCGATGATGGCGGCTGGCCCGCATATCCCCGCCATCCGCATCGCGCAGCTCGCGATGGGCACCGTGGCACTCGGCGCTGTGATGATGGCCGCGGCGGGATGGGTTGCCGGGGTGGTCTTGCTCTTCGGGTTCCTGCAGGGCGCAGGTCATGGCGTCGTTGGCATCATGCGCCCCGTCGTCGCCCGCGAGGTCTTTGGTCAGCGCGATTTCGGTGCCATCTCGGGGGCGGTCGCAACGCCTTATCTACTGCTTTTCGCGCTGGCGCCATTTTTGGGCGCAGCCCTTTTTGGATTGGCGGGATATGGCCCTGTCTTGATCCTTTGTGTCCTGGCACCACTGGCCGGCGCGGTTCTCCTAAACCGGCTCCCGCGCAACTGA
- a CDS encoding Hsp20 family protein, with translation MRTYDLSPLYRATVGFDRMADLLDRVMTQDVGASTYPPYNIEKTDEDAYRISIAVAGFADEELSVEQRETELVVAARKAKDETKRTYLHRGIATRAFEKRFQLADHVRVTGASNEAGMLHVDLVREVPEALKPRQIAINAAAPKAIDAEPVEA, from the coding sequence ATGCGCACCTATGATTTGTCGCCCCTTTACCGGGCAACCGTTGGCTTTGACCGAATGGCCGACCTTTTGGACCGGGTGATGACCCAAGATGTGGGTGCCAGCACCTACCCCCCGTACAATATCGAAAAGACCGATGAAGATGCCTATCGCATCTCGATCGCCGTTGCAGGCTTTGCCGATGAAGAGCTGAGTGTCGAACAGCGCGAAACCGAGCTGGTCGTTGCAGCGCGTAAGGCAAAAGACGAGACCAAGCGGACCTATTTGCACCGCGGTATTGCAACGCGCGCGTTTGAAAAGCGCTTCCAACTGGCGGACCATGTGCGTGTGACGGGAGCCTCGAATGAGGCCGGTATGTTGCATGTGGATCTGGTGCGGGAAGTGCCGGAGGCGCTCAAGCCGCGGCAGATCGCGATCAACGCCGCCGCTCCCAAAGCGATTGATGCGGAGCCGGTTGAGGCCTAA
- a CDS encoding trypsin-like serine peptidase, translated as MTRLFKAFGLCFLVGSGAWAQGLQLPTIEPDTALRPLQTADELRGWEAIGRLDTGTGFCTATLIAPDLVLTAAHCLFDETDGTVTRSPDAILSFNAGLRNGRVVAQRGVKQTILHPEYTYGSPEDLERIRVDMALLQLDREIPEQMIRPMATRGSVETGDVVQVVSYGRDREEFASLEDDCEVLADDPGVLVLSCSVVQGSSGSPVMVNRDGQMNVVSVVSATADWRNDPVALSAELQGELVVLLDLLDRSNAQFVRSLPQVRSLSGANDGRESSGARFVRP; from the coding sequence ATGACGCGTCTTTTTAAGGCATTTGGTCTATGTTTTCTTGTTGGTTCAGGCGCTTGGGCGCAAGGGCTGCAACTGCCCACTATTGAGCCGGACACCGCGTTGCGCCCATTGCAAACGGCGGATGAGTTGCGCGGGTGGGAGGCTATTGGCCGGTTAGACACTGGCACCGGGTTTTGCACAGCAACCTTGATCGCGCCCGATCTGGTTCTGACCGCGGCGCATTGTCTGTTCGATGAGACAGATGGGACGGTGACACGGAGCCCGGACGCGATCTTGTCGTTCAACGCGGGTCTTCGCAACGGGCGTGTTGTGGCGCAGCGCGGTGTGAAGCAGACGATCCTGCATCCCGAATACACCTATGGCAGCCCCGAAGATTTGGAGCGTATCCGGGTCGATATGGCGCTCCTGCAGCTGGATCGCGAGATACCTGAGCAGATGATCCGCCCCATGGCCACACGTGGCAGCGTGGAAACCGGTGATGTGGTGCAGGTTGTGTCCTATGGCCGGGATCGGGAGGAGTTCGCGTCGCTTGAAGATGACTGCGAGGTCTTGGCCGATGATCCTGGCGTCTTGGTCCTGTCTTGTTCGGTTGTGCAGGGGTCTTCCGGGTCGCCCGTGATGGTGAACCGCGATGGACAGATGAATGTCGTCTCCGTGGTCTCGGCCACGGCGGATTGGCGGAATGATCCCGTCGCGTTGTCAGCCGAGTTGCAAGGTGAGTTGGTGGTTCTGTTGGACCTTCTCGACCGGTCGAATGCGCAATTCGTACGTTCTCTGCCGCAGGTGCGCAGCCTTTCTGGCGCGAATGATGGGCGCGAAAGCTCGGGCGCGCGGTTTGTGCGGCCTTGA
- the glcF gene encoding glycolate oxidase subunit GlcF has product MQTTFTPEQLLDPATARSNEILRSCVHCGFCTATCPTYQVLGDELDSPRGRIYLIKDMLENDRPADEKTVKHIDRCLSCLACMTTCPSGVHYMHLVDHAREYIEQTYKRPFTDRALRWILARILPYPTRFRLALLGAKIGRPFASLMPDARLKAMLEMAPKTIPPVSRNDDPQVFPAEGERKMRVALMTGCAQRALNTDINDATIRLLTRLGCDVVIAEGQGCCGALTHHMGKTKESHATAAKNIQAWSREMTGEGLDAVVINTSGCGTTVKDYGHIFRNEALAEQAKAVSEIAMDVSEVLMKLDLPEGADKELTIAYHAACSLQHGQQIKTYPKDLLKRAGFNVVEPADSHLCCGSAGTYNLMQPEISKQLKDRKVQTLEAKNPDIIAAGNIGCMMQIGGGTEVPIVHTVELLDWATGGPKPPALTAERTSGSAVPILR; this is encoded by the coding sequence ATGCAGACAACCTTCACACCCGAACAGCTGCTGGACCCGGCCACGGCGCGATCAAATGAGATTTTGCGCTCTTGTGTGCATTGCGGATTTTGCACCGCGACCTGCCCGACCTATCAGGTTTTGGGCGACGAGTTGGATAGCCCCAGAGGGCGGATATATCTTATAAAAGATATGTTGGAGAATGACCGGCCAGCGGATGAGAAGACGGTCAAACATATCGACCGCTGCCTCAGCTGCCTGGCCTGCATGACGACTTGCCCATCCGGTGTGCATTACATGCATCTGGTCGATCATGCGCGCGAATATATCGAGCAGACCTATAAGCGACCTTTCACGGATCGGGCGTTGCGTTGGATTTTGGCGCGGATTCTGCCCTATCCGACCCGATTCCGGCTTGCGCTGTTGGGGGCAAAGATCGGACGGCCCTTTGCGTCTCTGATGCCGGATGCGCGGTTGAAGGCGATGCTTGAAATGGCGCCGAAAACGATCCCGCCGGTAAGCCGCAATGACGACCCGCAAGTGTTTCCTGCGGAAGGGGAGCGCAAGATGCGGGTGGCGCTGATGACCGGCTGCGCGCAGCGCGCGCTGAATACCGATATCAATGACGCGACGATCCGGCTTCTGACGCGGCTCGGCTGCGATGTGGTGATTGCTGAGGGGCAGGGGTGCTGCGGGGCACTGACCCACCACATGGGCAAAACCAAAGAAAGCCATGCGACAGCCGCGAAGAACATTCAGGCCTGGAGCAGGGAGATGACGGGCGAGGGGCTGGACGCTGTCGTCATTAACACCAGCGGATGCGGCACGACCGTCAAGGATTACGGGCATATCTTCCGCAACGAGGCTTTGGCGGAGCAGGCCAAGGCGGTGAGCGAGATTGCTATGGATGTCTCTGAAGTGTTGATGAAACTCGACCTGCCCGAGGGGGCGGACAAAGAGTTGACCATCGCCTATCACGCCGCCTGTTCCTTGCAGCATGGGCAGCAGATTAAGACCTACCCCAAAGATCTGTTGAAGCGGGCGGGGTTCAATGTCGTGGAACCAGCGGACAGCCATCTGTGCTGCGGTTCGGCGGGGACCTATAATCTGATGCAGCCGGAGATTTCGAAACAGCTCAAAGACCGCAAGGTGCAAACGCTGGAGGCGAAAAACCCCGACATCATCGCGGCGGGGAATATCGGCTGTATGATGCAGATCGGCGGCGGTACGGAGGTTCCGATTGTCCATACCGTGGAACTGCTCGATTGGGCCACGGGCGGACCAAAACCCCCGGCTTTGACCGCCGAGAGGACGTCTGGCTCCGCGGTTCCGATACTGCGCTGA